Proteins found in one Brachyspira murdochii DSM 12563 genomic segment:
- the ptsP gene encoding phosphoenolpyruvate--protein phosphotransferase, whose product MPDKRTILNGNGVGDDVAIGNSFLYTPSLSTPVYKIEESDVEDEYKRFDEAIKKSIEEIEQLQNHVDNNIKNILYTHILMLQDRVIIRQVKEEVKEKLFNVEHIYDTIISGYLDKLSSVNNKMLSERSSDIADIKSRLIRNLIQPNSGDYSQIPENCIIIAKTLTPSDVLKFKSIGVSGFIIESGGYTSHAAILAKSFSITTIFNIADISSKIKNGRKIIIDCRSNIVIMNPNEKDIANYTILTENIKQFKEQSIIDAKEKALTKDNIEIKVHANIDIPEETENLLKHGIDSIGLYRTEFLYIFSEEDIATTLPSEEVQFKVYKNIASKMKGRVIIRTLDIGGDKISPALGLNFKEDNPFLGWRAIRFCLSNRQLFKDQIKALLRASHYGNIEIMIPMISTLEEFIETKRFIESIKEELRNENQPFNENIKIGVLIETPSAAVIIDLIIKEADFISIGSNDLVQYMMACDRTNEKLSYLYNPIDISVLRVLKRVIETANKSNKPITLCGEMAGVAMYIPVLLGLGIRELSMSVTSIAKIKNLIRSITIEECTKLVNEMLEKCDNNFSKSILNSFIKKIDIKNYKGISE is encoded by the coding sequence ATGCCTGATAAAAGAACGATATTAAACGGTAATGGCGTAGGTGATGATGTTGCAATAGGAAATTCTTTTCTTTATACACCTTCGCTAAGTACCCCAGTTTATAAAATCGAAGAAAGTGATGTAGAAGATGAATATAAAAGATTTGATGAAGCTATTAAAAAATCAATAGAAGAAATTGAACAGCTTCAAAATCATGTGGATAATAATATTAAAAATATTCTCTATACACATATATTAATGCTTCAGGACAGAGTAATAATAAGACAGGTTAAAGAAGAAGTAAAAGAAAAACTATTTAATGTAGAGCATATATACGACACAATAATATCTGGATATCTTGATAAACTGTCTTCTGTTAATAATAAAATGCTCTCCGAAAGAAGCAGTGATATAGCAGACATAAAATCAAGACTAATAAGAAATCTAATACAGCCTAATTCAGGAGATTACTCTCAAATACCAGAAAATTGTATTATAATAGCAAAAACACTTACTCCAAGCGACGTACTAAAGTTTAAGAGTATAGGAGTATCTGGATTTATAATAGAAAGCGGCGGATATACTTCGCATGCTGCTATACTTGCAAAATCATTTAGCATAACAACTATATTTAATATAGCAGATATATCAAGCAAAATAAAAAACGGAAGAAAAATAATTATAGACTGCAGAAGTAATATTGTAATTATGAATCCAAATGAAAAAGACATAGCCAACTACACTATACTTACAGAAAATATAAAACAATTTAAAGAACAGTCTATAATAGATGCAAAAGAAAAAGCATTGACAAAAGATAATATAGAAATAAAAGTTCATGCCAATATAGATATCCCAGAAGAGACAGAAAATTTATTAAAACATGGTATAGATTCAATAGGATTATATAGAACGGAGTTTTTATATATCTTTTCAGAAGAAGATATTGCTACAACACTTCCTAGCGAAGAAGTTCAATTCAAAGTATATAAAAATATAGCCTCAAAAATGAAAGGAAGAGTTATAATAAGGACTTTAGATATAGGAGGTGATAAAATATCTCCTGCTTTAGGGCTTAATTTTAAAGAAGATAATCCTTTTTTAGGCTGGCGTGCTATAAGATTCTGCTTATCAAACAGACAGTTATTTAAAGACCAGATAAAAGCATTACTAAGAGCTTCACATTATGGAAATATAGAAATTATGATTCCTATGATAAGCACTTTAGAAGAGTTTATCGAAACTAAAAGATTTATTGAAAGTATAAAAGAAGAATTGAGAAACGAAAATCAGCCATTTAATGAAAATATAAAAATAGGAGTTTTAATAGAAACGCCTTCTGCTGCTGTAATAATAGACCTGATAATAAAAGAAGCCGACTTTATATCAATAGGTTCTAATGATTTGGTTCAATATATGATGGCCTGCGACAGAACTAACGAGAAATTATCATATTTATACAACCCTATAGATATATCTGTTTTAAGAGTATTAAAAAGAGTAATAGAAACAGCCAATAAGAGTAATAAGCCTATAACATTATGCGGAGAGATGGCTGGTGTTGCTATGTATATTCCTGTTCTTCTTGGTCTTGGAATAAGGGAACTTTCTATGTCTGTTACTTCTATTGCTAAAATAAAAAATCTCATAAGAAGTATAACTATAGAAGAATGCACAAAATTGGTAAATGAAATGCTTGAAAAATGCGACAACAATTTTTCTAAATCAATTTTAAATAGTTTTATTAAAAAAATAGATATAAAAAATTATAAAGGCATAAGTGAATGA
- a CDS encoding 5'-methylthioadenosine/adenosylhomocysteine nucleosidase, with protein sequence MSEVKRIAIIGAMDSEITNFKGMIENIEEIEIANITYYKGVLCGKNVVLLKSGIGKVNAAIATTIAIERFNVEKIIFTGVAGSGNPNYDISDIVISKDLIEHDFDTSDLDGDELTVLVKGYDKNYYPADKSLIELAEKSAQKVITDNRIYIDTIATGDQFVGNNEKVKQIHNKFKAGAIEMEGAAVAHAALMYKIPFVVIRSLSDKADSDAVADFPKFVVKSAQNSMKIVVEMLENMK encoded by the coding sequence ATGTCTGAGGTAAAAAGAATTGCTATAATAGGAGCTATGGATTCTGAAATAACCAATTTTAAAGGTATGATAGAAAACATAGAAGAAATTGAAATAGCTAACATTACTTATTATAAAGGGGTATTATGCGGAAAAAATGTGGTATTATTAAAATCTGGAATAGGAAAAGTTAATGCTGCCATTGCTACAACTATAGCCATAGAAAGATTTAATGTAGAAAAAATAATATTTACTGGTGTTGCTGGTTCTGGAAATCCAAATTACGATATATCTGATATAGTAATATCAAAAGATTTAATAGAGCATGATTTCGACACAAGCGATTTAGACGGAGATGAACTTACTGTACTTGTAAAAGGCTATGATAAAAATTATTATCCTGCCGATAAATCATTAATAGAACTTGCTGAAAAATCTGCACAAAAAGTTATTACAGATAATAGAATATATATTGACACTATAGCTACAGGAGACCAATTTGTAGGTAATAATGAAAAAGTTAAGCAGATACATAATAAATTTAAAGCAGGTGCTATAGAAATGGAAGGAGCTGCTGTGGCTCATGCTGCTTTGATGTATAAAATACCTTTTGTTGTAATACGTTCATTATCCGATAAGGCTGACAGCGATGCTGTAGCAGATTTTCCTAAATTTGTAGTAAAATCTGCTCAAAACTCTATGAAAATAGTAGTAGAAATGCTTGAGAATATGAAATAA
- a CDS encoding FAD-binding protein produces the protein MNITKQINSDILIVGGGIAGLISAERALKIFKNVCIATTGKICGGASYFPLKATLGIQVTKDKNDYNKYYEDITNMGKGVENKELIKTYIKNIKRNIHLLKKVGFKPWLRKDKRPACFAKYSRDIFLINNWNGARERAKKIFRKNKRLKIFENSLLIRIIKNNDKVIGAVFQNNNNFFFIKSKVIILAAGGIAGNYKNSLYPKNINGAALTAALDAGASAQNMEFIQFIPAYLKPKYNVLFGEHTLKYCTAMYDTENRLILDAETDEENKKLFIERSAYAPFSNDFESRKVDFKISSDGVKLKYSEDLYKDKEEFYTVYLDWLKKDIGIDLVKDETVITHFAHSCNGGIKIDSNAFTGVDGLYAVGEISSCIEGANRLGGNSVGGALVFADNAVKNAYEYIKQNNFNDFDNIKLDYKEINDWINNISKDDKENNITKIEVLKNIREIASEYLSVVRNKEKINTAINKLEEIRSNYSIKENINKGSIEVYLIIEAVKILALSMLEREESRGAHYREDFDFSLDKVYKLEVRRENNKTIIDKKY, from the coding sequence ATGAATATAACAAAACAAATTAATTCTGATATATTAATAGTAGGAGGAGGCATAGCTGGTCTTATTTCTGCCGAAAGAGCATTAAAGATTTTTAAAAATGTATGCATTGCTACTACTGGAAAAATTTGCGGCGGTGCTTCTTATTTTCCTCTTAAAGCTACATTAGGTATACAAGTTACAAAAGATAAAAATGATTATAATAAATATTATGAAGACATTACAAATATGGGTAAAGGTGTTGAAAATAAAGAGCTTATAAAAACATATATAAAAAATATTAAAAGAAATATTCATTTATTAAAAAAAGTAGGATTCAAACCTTGGCTTAGAAAAGATAAAAGACCTGCATGTTTTGCTAAATATTCAAGAGATATTTTTCTTATTAATAATTGGAATGGGGCTAGAGAAAGAGCAAAAAAGATATTTAGAAAAAATAAAAGACTAAAAATATTTGAAAACTCTTTATTAATAAGAATTATAAAAAATAATGATAAAGTGATAGGGGCGGTATTTCAAAATAATAATAATTTTTTCTTTATAAAGTCTAAAGTAATAATTTTAGCTGCTGGAGGAATTGCAGGAAATTATAAAAATAGCTTGTATCCCAAAAATATTAATGGTGCCGCTCTTACTGCAGCCTTAGATGCTGGAGCTTCGGCACAGAATATGGAGTTTATACAGTTTATACCAGCGTATTTGAAACCTAAATATAATGTTTTATTCGGAGAGCATACACTTAAATATTGTACTGCTATGTATGATACAGAAAATAGATTAATTTTAGACGCTGAAACCGACGAAGAAAATAAAAAACTATTTATTGAAAGAAGTGCTTATGCTCCTTTCAGTAATGATTTTGAGAGCAGAAAAGTAGATTTTAAAATATCATCTGATGGAGTAAAATTAAAATATTCTGAAGATTTATATAAAGATAAAGAAGAGTTTTACACAGTATATTTGGATTGGCTTAAAAAAGATATAGGAATAGATTTAGTAAAAGATGAAACTGTAATAACGCATTTTGCTCATAGCTGTAATGGAGGTATAAAAATAGACAGCAATGCATTTACAGGTGTTGATGGTTTATATGCAGTAGGGGAGATATCATCATGTATAGAAGGGGCTAACAGATTAGGCGGCAATTCTGTGGGAGGGGCTTTAGTATTTGCAGATAATGCTGTAAAAAATGCTTATGAATATATTAAACAAAACAATTTCAATGATTTTGATAATATAAAATTAGATTATAAAGAGATTAATGATTGGATTAATAATATTTCAAAAGATGATAAAGAAAATAATATTACAAAGATTGAAGTCTTAAAAAATATAAGAGAAATAGCAAGTGAGTATTTATCTGTTGTAAGAAACAAAGAAAAAATAAATACTGCCATTAATAAACTTGAAGAGATTAGAAGTAATTACAGTATAAAAGAAAATATTAATAAAGGTTCTATTGAAGTTTATTTAATAATTGAAGCTGTAAAAATATTAGCTTTAAGTATGCTTGAAAGGGAAGAGAGCAGAGGTGCACATTACAGAGAAGATTTTGATTTTTCATTAGATAAAGTGTACAAACTTGAAGTAAGACGTGAGAACAATAAAACAATAATAGATAAGAAATATTAA
- a CDS encoding PD-(D/E)XK nuclease family protein, with amino-acid sequence MNTEIIENTLLTLINEFKKDEKEKYNALENTIKSIHKSFLEEEELKTNILNKFLPQIKIVIKEVKEQMKKYPPQICIFEAVNLQRHENYNSNLLANFLKINIKYGENTELSFVKDFLLYLHNKFNWDYGLKSIEEIKHSYINIKREEKADTRRIDLFISYKKEFAIIIENKIYAKEQTNQLDDYYKNKKKDNYKNLYMIFLNPSGYEASTLSEESKKELGDNFQTLKHSDIALWLENILENEKYYFLHEKNILFKDNDNKYIRDYRLLKSAMIQTIHNANMISNNTEELDMTREKIQNLLKENIFKDIQTVEDAEEYEKIFNSVNELLYEKKRKIIIDKINNIYRFTMDIVNYFIKNDIKDYYKLNYDEIVDKMLDNKNPYPHNIEFNTINDSNIILESFYHKNNNNTQFYFGIYTESEDSKIKIKKLEEKINKIFTRFEEDEYWIYWAYIDTEKDSPEEIAEAMINLYNLLKENL; translated from the coding sequence ATGAATACAGAAATTATTGAAAACACATTATTAACTTTAATAAATGAATTTAAAAAAGATGAAAAAGAAAAATATAATGCATTAGAAAATACTATAAAGTCTATACATAAATCATTTTTAGAGGAAGAAGAATTAAAAACGAATATATTAAATAAATTTCTTCCTCAAATAAAAATAGTAATAAAAGAAGTAAAAGAGCAAATGAAAAAATATCCTCCGCAGATTTGTATATTTGAGGCAGTAAATTTACAAAGACATGAGAATTATAATAGTAATTTACTTGCCAATTTTCTTAAAATAAATATAAAGTATGGAGAAAATACTGAATTAAGTTTTGTTAAAGATTTTTTACTATATTTGCATAATAAATTTAATTGGGATTATGGATTAAAAAGCATTGAAGAAATAAAGCATTCATATATAAATATAAAAAGAGAAGAAAAAGCAGACACTAGAAGAATAGATTTATTTATATCTTATAAAAAAGAGTTTGCAATTATTATAGAAAATAAAATATATGCTAAAGAGCAGACAAATCAGTTAGATGATTATTATAAGAATAAGAAAAAAGATAATTATAAAAACTTGTATATGATTTTTCTCAATCCTTCAGGTTATGAGGCTTCTACTTTATCAGAAGAATCAAAAAAGGAACTTGGAGATAATTTTCAAACATTAAAACATAGCGATATAGCTTTATGGCTTGAGAATATTTTAGAAAATGAAAAGTATTATTTTTTGCATGAGAAAAATATTTTATTTAAAGATAATGATAATAAATATATAAGAGATTATAGGCTTTTGAAATCTGCTATGATACAGACTATACATAATGCCAATATGATAAGCAATAATACAGAGGAGCTTGATATGACAAGAGAAAAAATACAAAACCTATTAAAAGAAAATATTTTTAAAGACATACAAACAGTAGAGGACGCGGAAGAATATGAAAAAATATTTAATAGTGTTAATGAGCTTTTATATGAAAAGAAAAGAAAAATTATAATAGATAAAATTAACAATATTTATAGATTTACAATGGATATTGTTAATTATTTTATAAAAAATGATATAAAAGATTATTATAAATTAAATTATGATGAAATTGTAGATAAAATGTTAGATAATAAAAATCCTTATCCTCATAATATAGAATTTAATACAATAAATGATAGCAATATAATTTTAGAGAGTTTTTATCATAAAAATAATAATAATACCCAATTTTATTTCGGTATATACACAGAATCTGAAGATAGTAAAATTAAAATAAAAAAATTAGAAGAGAAGATTAATAAAATATTTACTAGATTTGAAGAAGATGAGTATTGGATTTATTGGGCTTATATAGATACAGAAAAAGACAGCCCAGAAGAAATTGCTGAGGCTATGATTAATCTTTATAATCTTTTGAAAGAGAATTTATAA
- a CDS encoding sulfite exporter TauE/SafE family protein, protein MLSIENLIIIIIGCSIAGFVDAAAGGGGLISLPAYLIAGIPPHTALATNKFTSTSGAIVSAFTFFKNGKLTTKLIKFLIPMTILGSIVGVQVIVLIDAKILQPLIMILILAVGIYTLFSKSFGTENLFDENNLKRKNYIVGMFFAFLLGFYDAVFGPGTGSFLIMFFVLYYKMDFLLASGNAKALNLTSNLCSLIIFAIEGKVNYMAGIFVIPFIMISTYFGAKFAIKKGIKVIKPIFVTISLLTTLKILIDIIR, encoded by the coding sequence ATGCTGAGTATAGAGAATCTAATTATAATAATTATAGGCTGTTCAATAGCAGGTTTTGTAGATGCTGCTGCAGGAGGAGGCGGACTTATAAGTCTTCCGGCATATTTAATAGCAGGTATTCCTCCGCATACTGCATTAGCTACCAATAAATTCACTTCAACATCTGGGGCTATAGTTTCTGCTTTTACATTCTTCAAAAATGGGAAACTTACAACTAAGCTAATAAAGTTTTTAATACCTATGACAATATTAGGTTCTATTGTAGGTGTGCAAGTTATTGTACTAATAGATGCAAAAATATTACAGCCTTTAATAATGATATTAATTTTAGCTGTAGGTATTTATACTTTATTTTCAAAAAGTTTTGGAACCGAGAACCTATTTGATGAAAATAATTTAAAAAGAAAAAATTATATAGTTGGTATGTTTTTTGCTTTTCTTTTAGGTTTTTATGATGCGGTATTCGGTCCCGGTACTGGAAGTTTTTTAATAATGTTTTTTGTACTTTATTATAAAATGGATTTTCTTCTTGCATCCGGCAATGCTAAGGCTTTGAACCTTACAAGCAATTTATGTTCACTTATAATATTTGCTATAGAAGGAAAAGTTAATTATATGGCTGGAATATTTGTTATACCTTTTATAATGATATCAACCTACTTTGGTGCTAAGTTTGCAATTAAAAAAGGGATAAAAGTAATAAAACCAATATTCGTAACTATATCACTACTTACTACATTAAAAATATTAATAGATATAATTAGATAG
- a CDS encoding DegT/DnrJ/EryC1/StrS family aminotransferase, producing MNKSIPFSPPDITDSEIEAVVKVLKSGWITTGPVNKEFEEELCKYIDVKRVKLLSSATSAMELALKVFGIGENDEVIVPAYTYASTANVVIHLGAKVVFIDANDNNFNIDLEKLEKAITDKTKAVIAVDIGGKPCDYNSIIKILESKKELFNASENKYQRELKRPLFLLDAAHSIGAVYKGKRTGSQADFSSFSFHAVKNVTTAEGGALSFNDIGSINADDIYKELSVLSLHGQNKSALDKSKGGRGAWRYSIELAGYKANMSDIHAAIGLSQLKRYDSMLDNRKKIVSIYNDILSKNKRIILPSCNDSFSESSYHLYLIRIKDYEEEDRDLLIDKMSEIGITLNVHYLPLPAQKAYIDLGYDINDYKNAFNLYKNQITLPLYSTLKEEDAVYIAENIIKYLN from the coding sequence ATGAATAAATCAATACCATTTTCACCTCCAGATATAACAGACAGTGAAATAGAAGCAGTAGTCAAGGTATTAAAATCAGGCTGGATAACAACAGGACCAGTTAATAAAGAGTTTGAAGAAGAGCTTTGTAAATATATAGATGTAAAAAGAGTGAAGCTATTATCAAGTGCCACGTCAGCTATGGAGCTTGCCTTAAAAGTATTTGGAATAGGGGAGAATGATGAGGTAATAGTTCCAGCTTATACTTATGCTTCAACTGCAAATGTTGTTATTCATCTTGGAGCTAAAGTTGTATTTATAGATGCTAATGATAATAATTTTAATATAGACTTGGAAAAGTTGGAAAAAGCTATAACAGATAAAACAAAAGCCGTTATTGCTGTAGACATTGGGGGAAAACCCTGCGATTATAACAGCATTATAAAAATACTTGAAAGTAAAAAAGAATTATTTAATGCTTCAGAAAATAAATATCAAAGAGAATTAAAAAGACCATTATTTTTACTTGATGCGGCTCATTCTATAGGTGCTGTTTATAAAGGAAAAAGAACAGGTTCTCAGGCGGATTTCAGTTCCTTTTCTTTTCATGCTGTTAAAAATGTTACTACTGCGGAGGGAGGGGCTTTATCTTTTAATGATATAGGCAGTATTAATGCTGATGATATATATAAAGAGCTTTCTGTATTATCGCTTCATGGACAAAATAAAAGTGCATTAGATAAGAGCAAAGGAGGCAGAGGGGCTTGGAGATACAGCATTGAGTTAGCAGGATATAAGGCTAATATGAGCGATATTCATGCTGCCATTGGTTTGTCTCAGCTTAAAAGATATGATTCTATGCTTGACAATAGAAAAAAAATAGTAAGCATTTATAATGATATTTTATCTAAAAATAAAAGAATAATACTTCCTAGTTGTAATGATAGCTTTAGTGAGTCATCTTATCATTTATATTTGATTAGAATAAAAGATTACGAAGAAGAAGATAGAGATTTGCTTATAGATAAAATGTCCGAAATTGGAATAACTTTAAATGTTCATTATCTTCCTCTTCCTGCCCAGAAGGCTTATATTGATTTGGGATATGATATTAATGATTATAAAAATGCTTTTAATTTATATAAAAATCAAATAACTCTTCCATTGTATAGTACATTAAAAGAAGAGGATGCCGTATATATTGCTGAAAATATTATTAAGTATTTGAATTAA
- a CDS encoding Rpn family recombination-promoting nuclease/putative transposase has protein sequence MKEINRLNDLFVRYLIGTEGDEDILENIVNAVLNDAGFESVGNLEIINPYNLAENENLKESILDVKAKTKDGKKILIEIQLVGNNNFIKRILYYIAKNIASELKESDLYIGISQMISISFINFNLDIGSETDIRREHKCLTFSDVNNPNLRLDDLQIHFIEIKRFVEILKNASIDNYNENKLLSWIDFFTTKDLEKDINKLIGGNTIMSKVIDKYKRFVADEKEMSAYNERDTFLYGQAAMLQYERAEGKKEGIEIGFQQGIEKGIEKGIEKGIEKGIEKEKYLLAKNMKNKNMDINLISELTGLSIEKIKNL, from the coding sequence ATGAAAGAGATCAACAGACTTAATGATTTATTTGTACGATATCTAATTGGTACTGAAGGTGATGAGGATATATTAGAAAATATTGTTAATGCTGTTTTAAATGATGCAGGTTTTGAATCAGTAGGAAATCTCGAAATTATTAATCCTTATAACTTGGCAGAAAATGAGAATTTAAAGGAATCAATCCTTGATGTTAAAGCAAAAACTAAAGACGGCAAAAAGATACTTATTGAAATACAATTAGTTGGAAATAATAATTTTATAAAAAGAATATTATATTACATAGCAAAAAATATAGCTTCTGAGTTAAAAGAGAGTGATTTATATATTGGTATAAGTCAGATGATTAGTATTAGCTTTATAAATTTTAATTTGGATATAGGAAGCGAGACTGATATAAGAAGAGAGCATAAATGTTTAACCTTTTCTGATGTCAATAATCCTAATCTTAGACTTGACGATTTACAGATACATTTTATAGAGATTAAAAGATTTGTAGAAATATTAAAAAATGCTAGTATAGATAACTATAATGAAAATAAACTTTTATCTTGGATTGATTTTTTTACTACTAAAGATTTAGAGAAAGATATTAATAAACTCATAGGAGGAAATACAATTATGAGTAAGGTCATAGATAAATATAAAAGATTTGTAGCTGATGAAAAAGAGATGTCAGCATATAATGAAAGAGATACTTTTCTTTATGGTCAGGCTGCTATGCTTCAATATGAGAGAGCAGAAGGAAAAAAAGAAGGCATAGAAATAGGATTTCAACAAGGTATAGAAAAAGGTATAGAAAAAGGTATAGAAAAAGGTATAGAAAAAGGTATAGAAAAAGAAAAATATTTATTAGCTAAAAATATGAAAAATAAAAATATGGATATTAACCTTATTAGTGAATTAACAGGACTAAGTATAGAAAAAATAAAAAACTTGTGA
- a CDS encoding glycoside hydrolase family 3 N-terminal domain-containing protein — translation MIYIVIVSILLLILFFIFIYLYDNFNIVLKNNNKESIKNKKEIPFIISVKNYDDNLIDIINKTNISGIIINIDNLYIESLDKIIKKIKRNIKRKIFIAIDQDYKNTSSIYYDKEFKVFSSYIGERKSEEYAYKIAYERASKLKSIGINMILSPICNTYCNEKSHLKEHIFSDDKILASNLIYQTVKAYKDNGLITVLKYFPKYYDDELYIDEDIDNVESIIDNRETFLAAIKANADIIVMPHIKDNYKYRDFLFNNMKFKGIIMTDYINNDKNIINYAVNVLSSNYYKDINKLKNIIETNIKETDIVLCSKLSKLIKKL, via the coding sequence ATGATTTACATTGTTATAGTTTCAATATTATTATTAATTTTATTTTTTATTTTTATTTATCTTTATGACAATTTTAATATTGTACTGAAAAATAATAATAAAGAAAGCATTAAAAATAAAAAAGAAATACCATTTATAATATCTGTAAAAAATTATGATGATAATTTAATAGATATAATAAATAAAACCAATATATCAGGTATAATAATAAATATAGATAATTTGTATATTGAAAGCCTTGATAAAATAATAAAAAAAATAAAAAGAAATATTAAAAGAAAAATATTTATAGCAATAGATCAGGATTATAAAAACACTTCCAGTATATACTATGATAAGGAGTTTAAGGTATTTTCAAGCTATATAGGTGAGAGAAAAAGCGAAGAGTATGCATACAAAATAGCATATGAAAGAGCATCAAAATTAAAATCTATAGGTATTAATATGATTTTATCTCCAATATGTAATACCTATTGTAATGAAAAATCTCATCTAAAAGAGCATATATTTTCAGATGATAAAATACTAGCCTCTAATCTTATATACCAAACAGTAAAAGCGTATAAAGATAATGGACTTATAACAGTATTAAAATATTTTCCAAAATACTATGATGATGAGTTATATATAGATGAAGATATAGATAATGTAGAAAGTATTATTGATAACAGAGAAACTTTTTTAGCTGCTATAAAGGCAAATGCTGATATTATAGTAATGCCTCATATAAAAGATAATTATAAATACAGAGATTTTTTATTTAATAATATGAAGTTTAAAGGCATTATAATGACTGACTATATTAATAATGATAAAAATATTATTAATTATGCCGTTAATGTACTTTCTAGTAATTATTATAAAGATATAAATAAATTAAAAAATATTATAGAAACTAATATAAAAGAAACGGATATTGTGTTATGCTCAAAGCTCTCAAAACTAATAAAAAAATTATAA
- a CDS encoding glycoside hydrolase family 3 N-terminal domain-containing protein translates to MLKALKTNKKIISCILYLFIILLFSYACKTASNVLKEKEYILKLKKDYPELSYYIDEVSKMSKKERRGLLLMVGIKDKVLSKETIKTLKDNNIIGVILFDYNIKDEKQLKELTSDLRKYVNSNMLISIDQEGGEVNRIDFDPLKDISPKNIGDSNSTEYAYDIAYKKSKFLLDLGINVILGSLCDIPSDSNSYLYNRSFSANTDVAARMAEYTVKAQRDAGIISVLKHFPGHGDTAVNSHNDFPVIDKTTNELFLKEFVPFKRAIDAGAEMVLAAHIKNKYIDNEKPASMSREYAYILENELGFNGVVITDDLAMTGDIDKGINFGINLISNLYENVEYMFEDIDADILSCARVLKMASENVLSSRT, encoded by the coding sequence ATGCTCAAAGCTCTCAAAACTAATAAAAAAATTATAAGCTGTATATTATATTTATTTATAATATTATTATTTTCGTATGCATGTAAAACTGCTTCAAATGTACTTAAAGAAAAAGAATATATATTAAAATTAAAAAAGGATTATCCTGAATTATCATATTATATAGATGAAGTATCCAAAATGAGTAAGAAAGAAAGAAGAGGACTTTTACTTATGGTAGGAATAAAAGATAAGGTACTCTCTAAAGAAACTATTAAAACACTTAAAGATAATAATATAATTGGGGTAATACTTTTTGATTATAACATAAAAGATGAAAAACAGCTTAAAGAGTTGACAAGCGATTTAAGAAAATATGTTAACTCAAATATGTTAATTTCTATAGACCAAGAAGGAGGCGAAGTAAACCGCATAGACTTTGACCCTCTTAAAGATATATCTCCTAAAAATATAGGGGATTCAAACAGTACTGAATATGCATATGATATAGCATACAAAAAATCAAAGTTCTTACTTGATTTAGGCATTAATGTAATATTAGGATCATTATGTGATATACCTAGTGATAGTAATTCTTATTTATATAATAGAAGTTTTTCTGCTAATACAGATGTAGCTGCAAGAATGGCAGAGTATACAGTAAAGGCACAGAGAGATGCAGGAATTATAAGCGTATTAAAACATTTTCCGGGACATGGCGATACAGCAGTAAACTCTCATAATGATTTTCCTGTTATTGATAAAACCACAAATGAGCTTTTTTTGAAAGAGTTTGTTCCTTTTAAAAGAGCAATAGATGCGGGAGCTGAAATGGTTTTGGCAGCACATATAAAAAACAAATATATAGATAATGAAAAACCTGCCAGTATGTCAAGAGAGTATGCTTATATACTAGAAAATGAATTAGGTTTTAATGGAGTTGTTATTACAGATGATTTAGCTATGACTGGCGATATTGATAAGGGAATTAATTTTGGTATAAACTTAATTAGTAATTTATATGAGAATGTAGAATATATGTTTGAAGATATAGATGCGGATATTCTTTCATGTGCGAGAGTTCTAAAGATGGCTTCAGAAAATGTCCTTTCTTCCCGCACATAA